The Apium graveolens cultivar Ventura chromosome 6, ASM990537v1, whole genome shotgun sequence genome contains a region encoding:
- the LOC141663561 gene encoding uncharacterized protein LOC141663561, which produces MNCFSMVGASTEQANNNVKRTKAPKRKWTDNEDEVLVATLMHLCDTGWKRSNNTFRSGYTSVLENELRSKLPGHELKANPHIDSRLKTLKKHCDAITDMRGASGIFWNNENHTIRCENDRVWADWVKDHPDAKSLRNKRFPHYNDLCSIYGKNRGNEEGNGADKVLEGEEESNSPDQLIRSNACKGIEIANGKVVRTESGGRKIVCEKTDNNARNLLGSNGGYKGRLVEVEMGLQALEEGRKLAEDVIHGSDDVELSSDDAEGSQMNNEDGSSSKIRTNRKRRYSDRLYESQEVVKILETFLKSYGEQFNLLCGHVGQQAAVDKALAEKRENLNGELMKLPNLSLQARLRAATRIICDPPKLDLFYSLTGDDRREWVSMLLAGIL; this is translated from the exons ATGAACTGCTTCT CAATGGTTGGTGCATCAACTGAACAAGCTAATAACAATGTGAAAAGAACAAAAGCTCCTAAGAGGAAATGGACTGATAACGAAGACGAGGTGTTGGTTGCTACTCTCATGCATTTATGCGATACTGGCTGGAAAAGAAGTAATAATACTTTTAGAAGTGGTTATACTAGTGTTCTCGAGAATGAGCTTAGGTCTAAGCTTCCTGGACACGAGTTAAAGGCTAATCCTCATATTGACTCGAGGCTTAAAACTTTGAAGAAGCATTGTGATGCAATTACGGATATGAGAGGTGCAAGTGGTATTTTTTGGAACAATGAGAATCATACTATTAGGTGTGAAAATGATCGTGTATGGGCGGATTGGGTGAAG GATCACCCTGATGCAAAAAGTTTGAGAAATAAGCGTTTTCCTCATTATAATGATTTGTGTAGTATATATGGAAAAAACCGAGGAAATGAGGAAGGTAATGGTGCAGATAAAGTATTGGAGGGTGAAGAGGAGAGTAACAGTCCTGACCAACTGATCAGAAGTAATGCCTGTAAAGGAATTGAAATTGCCAATGGTAAAGTTGTTAGGACTGAATCCGGTGGCAGGAAGATAGTGTGTGAGAAAACAGATAATAATGCTCGGAATTTGCTTGGCTCAAATGGGGGATACAAAGGTAGATTGGTGGAAGTGGAGATGGGACTTCAAGCGCTTGAGGAGGGAAGAAAGCTTGCAGAGGATGTGATACATGGATCGGACGATGTTGAACTTTCTTCTGATGATGCTGAAGGGTCTCAAATGAATAATGAAGATGGCTCTTCATCCAAAATAAGAACTAACAGAAAGAGGAGGTATAGTGATAGATTATATGAAAGTCAAGAAGTGGTCAAGATCCTCGAGACCTTCCTCAAGAGCTACGGAGAACAATTTAATCTCTTATGTGGACATGTAGGACAACAAGCAGCAGTGGATAAGGCATTGGCTGAAAAAAGAGAAAATTTGAATGGAGAATTGATGAAGTTGCCAAACCTAAGCTTACAAGCAAGGCTTCGAGCAGCTACTAGAATTATCTGTGATCCTCCTAAACTTGACCTCTTTTACAGTCTTACTGGTGATGATAGAAGAGAGTGGGTGTCAATGTTACTTGCTGGGATTCTTTAA